The Vibrio chagasii genome includes a region encoding these proteins:
- a CDS encoding ATP-grasp domain-containing protein produces the protein MNIMILGAGIYQLPLIKKAKKMGHKVYVVSPDGKYPGIEEADVWVNSDTREKNYILQVAKKANIDGVVTTGTDVAVPTIGFLIDNLGLSGTGYNASKISMNKFLMKKCFIENGVNTADFMIVSSKEKMVDAVEVIGLPVMVKAIDSSGSRGITKVDNIGDLGRAYDDAISVSQEKEVIVEKFLQGKEIGAQAIVGNGKLKGVLLHDDLVTPPPVSVPIGHSMPITLEEQLITAIETQIMLAVSSIGIKETIANVDIMISEGKPYLLEIGARMGATCLPENVSIYTGIDIYEHLVLEALGQNPSFVNPKNGIANAAVLVRSDKDGIVNNIHIPESVYSNPWLENVSIDVSVGDSVKQFRVGPDRIGQVIVRGNSSEHAHEIAQYILSEIDIEVI, from the coding sequence ATGAACATTATGATATTAGGTGCTGGAATATATCAATTGCCGCTGATCAAAAAAGCAAAAAAAATGGGGCACAAAGTATATGTAGTATCGCCTGATGGTAAATACCCTGGTATTGAAGAAGCCGATGTATGGGTAAATAGTGATACAAGAGAAAAAAATTATATATTACAAGTAGCAAAAAAAGCGAATATAGATGGTGTTGTCACAACAGGAACAGATGTAGCTGTTCCAACTATAGGTTTTTTAATTGATAATTTAGGCCTTTCTGGTACAGGTTATAATGCTTCTAAAATAAGTATGAACAAATTTTTGATGAAGAAGTGTTTTATTGAAAATGGCGTCAATACTGCAGATTTTATGATTGTATCATCAAAAGAAAAAATGGTTGATGCGGTAGAAGTTATTGGCCTTCCAGTAATGGTTAAGGCTATTGATTCTTCTGGTAGTCGTGGAATCACAAAAGTAGATAATATTGGTGATTTAGGTAGAGCGTACGATGACGCAATAAGTGTTTCTCAAGAAAAGGAAGTTATTGTTGAGAAATTCCTTCAAGGTAAAGAGATAGGAGCTCAAGCCATTGTAGGTAATGGCAAGTTGAAGGGCGTTTTATTGCATGATGACTTAGTCACTCCTCCACCAGTATCTGTTCCTATTGGGCACTCGATGCCCATAACTCTTGAAGAGCAGTTAATCACAGCTATTGAAACTCAGATTATGCTGGCAGTCAGCAGTATTGGAATAAAAGAAACTATTGCAAATGTTGATATCATGATCTCAGAAGGTAAGCCATATCTTCTAGAAATAGGAGCAAGAATGGGAGCTACTTGTTTACCTGAGAACGTTTCAATATATACAGGGATTGATATTTATGAGCATCTTGTACTTGAAGCATTAGGGCAGAACCCATCGTTTGTAAACCCGAAGAATGGTATCGCTAATGCTGCTGTACTCGTTAGATCTGACAAAGATGGGATTGTGAATAATATCCATATTCCTGAAAGTGTATATTCTAACCCATGGTTAGAAAACGTTTCGATAGATGTCAGTGTTGGAGATAGTGTCAAACAATTTAGAGTAGGCCCTGATAGAATTGGTCAGGTGATCGTGAGAGGGAATTCATCGGAACATGCACATGAAATCGCACAATATATTCTCAGTGAAATAGATATCGAGGTTATTTAA
- a CDS encoding oligosaccharide flippase family protein, with protein MNLKKILLFAIGPLLTAILGVITLPLLSWFFNQEDIGRLSIFQAIISLSGLFFTLGLDQAYVREYHEQDNKNKLFKSCILAPICMLIILAFLYYFSNISASLFLFDVDSKVINFILISSILCYVLSHFLTINLRMQEKALAYSLSKAAIKTIFVLFLVFTVIFYDEYTFTVLLYLYLISYVISTLIIFIYNREFIKKSIVQNVNKKEVKHLLRLGFPLAFSGVAYWGLTSLDRFFLKEYSNFNELAIYSVAISFASAGTILQTIFSTVWAPMVYKWVSKGEGIEKISIIADRVLIFVLMIFSFIGMFSFIIDFFLPTQYQNVSSLVVICLSYPLLYTLSEVTKLGIGISRKSNFSLLATTLSFIINLVGNVFLIPIFGAFGAATSTAISFWVFLILRTEFSLYLWPELCLKKLKIYVWSIFPIVIAITLNYLNRDEKYIDILVWFMYMLTVIFLWWDTLKIILFDFKKRANVDS; from the coding sequence ATGAATTTAAAAAAAATTTTACTCTTCGCTATTGGTCCATTGTTAACCGCTATTTTAGGTGTAATCACATTACCATTATTATCTTGGTTTTTTAATCAAGAAGACATTGGACGATTATCAATATTTCAGGCAATTATAAGTTTAAGTGGACTTTTTTTTACATTAGGGTTAGATCAAGCATATGTAAGGGAGTACCATGAACAAGATAATAAGAATAAACTATTTAAAAGCTGTATATTAGCTCCTATTTGCATGTTGATAATATTAGCATTTTTATACTACTTTAGTAATATAAGTGCTAGTCTATTCTTATTTGATGTGGATAGTAAAGTTATCAATTTTATTCTGATTTCATCGATATTGTGTTATGTGCTGTCGCACTTTTTAACGATTAATCTCAGGATGCAAGAAAAAGCTTTAGCATATTCATTATCAAAAGCAGCAATTAAGACTATTTTTGTTTTATTCTTAGTGTTTACAGTGATTTTTTATGATGAATATACTTTTACAGTTCTACTTTACCTATATTTAATTTCCTATGTAATATCGACATTAATAATATTTATCTATAATCGTGAGTTTATAAAAAAAAGTATAGTTCAAAATGTTAATAAAAAAGAAGTTAAGCATCTGTTAAGGTTAGGCTTCCCATTAGCATTTTCAGGTGTAGCATACTGGGGCTTGACGTCTTTAGATCGATTCTTTTTAAAAGAATACTCAAACTTTAATGAATTAGCAATTTATTCTGTCGCTATCAGTTTTGCAAGTGCGGGTACTATATTACAAACCATATTCTCAACTGTTTGGGCTCCTATGGTGTATAAATGGGTATCAAAAGGTGAAGGAATTGAAAAAATAAGTATTATTGCTGATAGAGTTCTAATTTTTGTATTAATGATATTTTCATTTATTGGGATGTTCTCTTTTATTATTGATTTTTTCTTACCAACTCAGTATCAAAATGTATCGAGCCTAGTAGTGATATGCTTATCATATCCTTTATTATATACTCTTTCAGAGGTCACTAAGTTAGGAATTGGTATATCAAGAAAGTCAAATTTTTCTTTATTAGCAACCACCTTGTCTTTTATTATAAATTTAGTAGGTAATGTTTTTTTAATACCGATATTTGGAGCATTCGGAGCTGCGACATCTACAGCAATATCCTTTTGGGTTTTCTTGATTCTTAGAACCGAATTTTCTTTATATCTCTGGCCAGAATTATGTTTAAAAAAACTCAAGATATATGTTTGGTCAATTTTTCCTATCGTTATTGCAATAACTTTAAACTATTTAAATCGTGACGAAAAGTA
- the rffA gene encoding dTDP-4-amino-4,6-dideoxygalactose transaminase has translation MIPFNVPPVTGDELSYVSKAIENRKLCGDGEFGKACESWFESKLECDNTLLTPSCTHALELAALLIDIKPDDEVIMPSYTFVSTANPFVLRGAKIVFVDIRPDTMNIDETLIEQAITNRTKAIVPVHYAGVACEMDTIMRVAEKYGLYVIEDAAQGVMSYYKEKALGTIGHLAAFSFHETKNYTSGGEGGLLLINDQSLAERAEIIREKGTNRSKFFRGMVDKYSWVDIGSSYLPSEIQAAYLYAQLKKAEKINEKRLSLWNKYHESLSDFSSQGSFSIPKIPDNCQHNAHMFYIKTKNIQERSQLIEFLKSKGIGCAFHYIPLHSAEAGKDYSIFSGSDQYTTKESERLLRLPLWYDLKMEDVNYICQVIKKFYQ, from the coding sequence ATGATTCCATTTAACGTGCCACCTGTAACAGGTGATGAATTAAGTTACGTAAGTAAGGCAATTGAAAACCGCAAGTTATGCGGTGATGGCGAGTTTGGGAAAGCCTGTGAATCATGGTTTGAATCAAAACTTGAATGCGATAACACACTCCTAACACCATCATGCACACATGCATTAGAGCTCGCAGCGTTGTTAATTGATATTAAGCCAGATGATGAAGTGATTATGCCAAGTTACACTTTTGTTAGTACGGCCAACCCTTTTGTCTTGCGAGGCGCGAAGATTGTTTTTGTTGATATTCGACCTGATACAATGAATATTGATGAGACCCTGATAGAACAAGCAATAACTAATAGAACGAAAGCAATTGTTCCTGTTCACTATGCTGGAGTAGCATGTGAAATGGATACAATTATGCGAGTAGCTGAAAAATATGGATTGTATGTGATTGAAGATGCAGCTCAAGGGGTTATGTCTTACTATAAAGAGAAGGCTTTGGGCACTATAGGTCATCTTGCTGCGTTTAGTTTCCATGAAACTAAAAATTATACTAGTGGTGGTGAAGGTGGTTTATTACTAATAAATGATCAAAGTTTGGCAGAGCGAGCGGAAATAATAAGGGAAAAAGGCACAAATAGAAGTAAATTTTTTAGAGGTATGGTTGATAAATATTCTTGGGTTGATATAGGAAGTAGCTATCTTCCAAGCGAAATCCAAGCAGCATACCTTTATGCGCAGTTAAAAAAAGCAGAAAAGATAAATGAAAAACGATTATCATTATGGAATAAGTATCACGAAAGTTTGAGTGATTTTTCTAGTCAAGGGAGTTTCTCTATCCCAAAGATCCCTGATAATTGTCAGCATAACGCGCATATGTTCTACATTAAAACTAAAAATATTCAGGAAAGAAGCCAATTAATAGAATTTCTAAAGAGTAAAGGGATAGGTTGTGCTTTTCATTATATTCCATTGCATAGTGCCGAAGCTGGTAAAGATTATTCAATATTTTCTGGAAGTGATCAATATACGACAAAAGAGAGTGAGCGATTATTAAGGCTGCCTCTTTGGTATGATTTGAAAATGGAAGATGTAAATTATATTTGCCAGGTCATTAAAAAGTTTTATCAATGA
- a CDS encoding CatB-related O-acetyltransferase, protein MNSKIDGNAKIFNNVNINNSQIGVSSIGDNSNIESTVIKSRVKIDRNNYIYHSFIGEYSYTGRNTTIIHTKIGSFCSISWNVTIGGANHDYSRITQHSFLYDDSSKLRPDDSKVVYDRFTKPLSIGSDVWIAAGSVVTRGVCIGDGAVVGANSVVTKDVPPYAIVAGNPAKIIKYRFSTEIIELLLTIRWWDWPLEKIRKHYEMISNTPSIKELEKFLRKENDSI, encoded by the coding sequence GTGAACTCAAAAATTGATGGAAATGCAAAAATATTTAACAATGTAAACATTAATAATTCGCAAATAGGTGTAAGCTCAATAGGTGATAATTCTAATATTGAAAGCACTGTGATAAAAAGCCGTGTAAAAATAGATCGTAATAATTATATATACCATTCATTCATAGGTGAATACTCCTACACGGGAAGAAATACTACAATAATACATACAAAAATAGGTTCCTTTTGTAGTATTTCTTGGAATGTGACTATTGGAGGTGCAAATCATGATTATTCGCGAATAACGCAACATTCATTTTTGTATGACGACTCATCGAAGTTAAGACCTGACGATTCAAAAGTTGTATATGATAGGTTTACAAAACCTTTGAGTATTGGAAGTGATGTTTGGATTGCGGCTGGCTCAGTGGTTACTCGAGGTGTTTGTATTGGCGACGGGGCTGTGGTCGGTGCCAATTCAGTAGTAACGAAAGATGTCCCCCCATATGCAATTGTAGCGGGTAATCCAGCGAAAATTATTAAATATAGGTTTTCTACAGAAATTATTGAATTGCTCCTAACTATAAGATGGTGGGATTGGCCATTAGAAAAGATCAGAAAACATTATGAAATGATATCAAATACTCCTAGCATAAAAGAATTAGAAAAATTTTTGAGGAAAGAAAATGATTCCATTTAA